A region of the Nitrospinaceae bacterium genome:
TCTCCAAATATCTTTGGTGATTTTCCCTTCAACAACTCGCGCGTGAATATCGGCACCACCGCCGCATATTGTGATTCGGGGTCCTGACGCGGACCAAACACGTTAAAATACCGGAGGCCCACCGTCTCAAGACCATGAAGACGGTGATACATGACGGCATACATTTCCATGGCCAACTTCGATACTGCGTATGGGGAAAGCGGTTGAAGCCCACCGTCCTCACACCTGATTTCTCCTGGCGCGTCGCCATAGACCGACGAGGATGAGGCATAGACAAACCTTGAGACGCCCGCCTTACGCGCGGCCTCAAGAAGCGACACTGTACCCCCGACGTTCACGCGATCTGTGTAGACGGGTTCAG
Encoded here:
- a CDS encoding NAD-dependent epimerase/dehydratase family protein, yielding MESVLVTGGGGFIGSHLVRELLEQGYAVRLLDNFFSGRRENIEDILGDIELIDDPEGLLSVDVCERAVRDVDFILHQGAVPSVPRSLAEPVYTDRVNVGGTVSLLEAARKAGVSRFVYASSSSVYGDAPGEIRCEDGGLQPLSPYAVSKLAMEMYAVMYHRLHGLETVGLRYFNVFGPRQDPESQYAAVVPIFTRELLKGKSPKIFG